GGCGAACCAGCCTGACACGCAAGCCGCCTTCGTCGTTCGCCCCACGAATCGGATAGCCTTCCCAGCGGCGGCGGTATCGACCGCACGCCGCGACGAGGAGGGCTTTCGTGGAGGTCAAGATCGGCGTGCAATACGCGCCGCGCGAGCTGGTCATCGAGAGCTCGCAGTCGTCCGCCGAGGTGGAGAAGAGCGTCACCGAGGCGATCGCGAACGAGGGCACGCTCTCGCTGGTCGACGAGAAGGGCCGCCGGCTGATCATTCCGGTCAGCAAGCTGGCCTACGTCGAGATCGCGGAGTCGTCACCCCGCTCGGTCGGCTTCACCGCCCGCTGACCAGCTAGTTGTTGAGGCCCAACGCCGACATGCGCGCGCTGTGCGCGATCGTCATGCGGCGGAAGAGGGCCTGCACAGCCGCCTGATCGCCACCGCTCGTGACGATCAGGGTGGTCAGGGCCGCGCGCTGGCCGGCCACCCGGGTCGCTTGTGAGAGCACCTCGCCGACCAGGCGGCGGGCCCACATCGAGAGCCGGTTGCGGGTCTTCGGGTCGGCCTCGATGGCCGCGCGGATCTCGGCGACCGCGAACTCGTCGTAGCGCTTGTCGTGGATCACGTCGAGCACCAGCTGGCGGTCGGGTTCGTCGATCAGCTTGGCCATCTCGTGGAAGAAGTCGTCGGCCACCCCGTCGCCGACGTAGGCCTTGGTCAGCGCCTCCAGCCAGTCTTTCGGCTCCGTCGAGTCGTGGTAGGCCTGCAAAACGCCCACGTAGGGGGTCATCGCCACTTCCGGGTCGGCGCCCAGGTCGGTCAGGCGGGCGGCCACCCGGCCGTAGTTGGCGATCTCCATAGCGGCCATCTCGCTCAACGCGGCACGGCGGCGCAGGTCAGGGGCTAGCCGGGCATCGGCCGCCATCCGCTCGAAAGCGGACAGCTCGCCATAAGCCACCATGCCGAGCAGGTCGACCAGGGCCTCGGCCGCGGTGGTGGAAGCCGGTGCGGCAGCGGATCCAGTCACGACCGCAGGCTACTCCCGCGGCCCTGGTGGCGAGAGGTGCGCCACACGCCAGGCCCCTTCTGACGCATCCGCCTCACGTTCGGCACCGATGCCTTGCCAATCCGGTAACATGGTCACGTTAGCCGTGGGCGTCGCGCGGTCCCGCTCAGCGGGGCGTAGTCAACCCGAGACCCACGGCACGCGTGTGCGGCCCGCGACTCACGTCGCGTGTGGCCCGCGCGATATCCAATATCGCGCCCTACGACACGACGGGGCGCACCACGAGAGGGCACCCCGAAAACCACATGAGTGACTTGATCGAACCCACCGGAGACGCACTAGTCCCGGACGCACCCGTCAAACCCGACTCCCCCACCTTCGCCCAGCTCGGCGCCCGCCCCGAGACCGTTGAGGCGCTCGCCGCCGCCGGCATCACCAACTCGTTCGCGATCCAGGAATACGCGATCCCGATCGCGCTGCGCGGCACCGACCTGATCGGCCAGGCGCCGACGGGCACCGGCAAGACGCTCGGCTTCGGCGTCCCGCTGCTCGAGCGCGTCTTCGCGCCCGGCGAGGGCTCCGACGGCGTC
This genomic interval from Asanoa ferruginea contains the following:
- a CDS encoding DUF3107 domain-containing protein; protein product: MEVKIGVQYAPRELVIESSQSSAEVEKSVTEAIANEGTLSLVDEKGRRLIIPVSKLAYVEIAESSPRSVGFTAR
- a CDS encoding ferritin-like fold-containing protein, with the translated sequence MTGSAAAPASTTAAEALVDLLGMVAYGELSAFERMAADARLAPDLRRRAALSEMAAMEIANYGRVAARLTDLGADPEVAMTPYVGVLQAYHDSTEPKDWLEALTKAYVGDGVADDFFHEMAKLIDEPDRQLVLDVIHDKRYDEFAVAEIRAAIEADPKTRNRLSMWARRLVGEVLSQATRVAGQRAALTTLIVTSGGDQAAVQALFRRMTIAHSARMSALGLNN